CCTGCCTAACGCAAGCACTTTAGCGAAAGTGGGAagtcctttttaacaggaagagacctccaacagaaccaggctcaggaaggggcaagAAATTCCAATAACCTCAATTCTATTTTTCATGTAGCATCAGACTTTCCATGCTTCAGTGAGCATGGTACAAGCACATGTTAAGTGTGAGGATGTATTACTGAAGCCCAGAAAATCAGAGCTGAGGAGTCTTAAATGGTGACTTTTCAGAGAGGAAACCCAAGCCTCTCAATCTTGTTATGCAGGAATAATAGCAAGTATATGTGTTTAATCCATCtgcaatttgtttttgtgtaatgtTTTGTCTCAACTTAACCCAAGGCTGGTAAATAttgacctttatttatttattttcaggttTTCTGTGCCACATGCAGCCCCCACTCACTGAGATGAGCCAAGTCCAGTTGTGCTCCACTTTTCCACCCTGGTGGCAGCAGTCAGATCTTTTCCTCTGACCTCCACAGCCAGAATGAAGTCTCCCAGGAAGGTCTCCATCACTTATTTGCCTGAAGCAAATCCTGGCCTACTTAATGTCTGTTTATATGCTAGCACAGCATCAGAGGTTCCTATTCAAGACAGTCAGTGGCCACTCAGTTAGCTGCCACCTGCTGTAAGATTCCCCTTCTCGATACCTCCTTctcaattgttttattttaagagcACATTAGCTGTCTTTCTGGAAGGACTTTTTTTgattttggtgtgtttgtggCTTTTTCCCATATAGGTTTACAGTCGGCATCCTTATGGAGAAAATAACTTGCTTAATTAATTGTGTGCATGTGGCTGTGTGAAAGATCCTGTGAAATGTTCAGTGAAGCGTGACGAGTGGGTTTGAAGCATTCTATTGAAAACTCAGGTATCCCGCTTTTAGTGGATTGGGTCTACTGGGAGATGGAAAGAGCTCTGCAGGGTGGTTGTACAGACTTGTAAATAGGCTGATTTCTACAGTTTCTTGAGAGGTTAATGGTGCATTTGGAACCACTGTGTACAAATGGCCAAATGCAAAGTGTAGATAATGGCTGTGAGGTGAATATTTTTGAGAGACTTAAGAGGCCACAAGTGAGATTGCCTTGCCTTTGTACTTTATTCTTTTGTATATCTGTCTTTGATTTCTCTCTGTTTAGTTGGAAACTTTTTAAGTACTCATCCAGTGAATGAAAGTGGCTGCCCTCTATCATGGTTTACTATTGATTTGTTTGTGTATATTTCTTGATTCTCTTTGATTTCACACTCTTTAGTGTGGTTGTAATAATGTTGGAGAAtgtctgaaaaagagagaaatggcTGGTTTATTGAAGCCCCAGCAGTTTTAAACACTGGATGCTCCGTTTCCAGCCCCAATTCCATAAAGCTTCGAGTTGTGTTGGTTTGTTGGACTCTGCCTCATCccgctttttttgttgtttttttgtttgtttctgtgtttgtttgtttgtttgttttttcagcatttgATTGATAAACTGAGGTTTCGTCCATTCATTCCATTAACAGGGCAGTGCCATCGTCTGAGTTTAAATCAGCAGACTCTCTTAGTCTTCCTAGGAGCTGCAGCGGTACTATCCTCAGTGTACCTACAGCTTTAATTGCACTTCAAGTATAAATGCCTTtgactataaaaaaaaagtagccaTAAAACAGTAGCATGAGACTTACGGTATTTTGCAGGTATTCACTCTACCATCCGGGACGAACAGAAGTCCGCCACAAGTCTCACAGCTTGGACTTTGGAGTTGGTCATGCAGTGTAATAATTGCCTGGCTGtatcattttgatttttaactttGTGATAAGTGTGCTAGTTTTCTAGACTCCTTACAGCATAGATGACACTGCTCTCAGATGTATATATTAACATAAAGCCAAGCAGTGTTCAGAGACCAGTGGCACTGCTGCTACGTTTGACTCTAGCTTAAAAGGAATGTGCATGGTAGTATAAAGCCTAATGGTTGGCCTGAGTAGTATGCGTTGTAGCATACTCCTACAGGACTGAAGGAATGTTGAGCCCTAAACAGAGTCAGATCAGCCTTATAGTATTTGTGATGAATGGGATGAATAGTATCAGCTTTAAAGTGTTGGATCTGTTGCTTTTGTTGTGACTTGTCCTCTGTTTCTAAATTCAGTGATGTTTTATTGATGAATGACAAAAAGATcaaaatcatttctttttttcataaaagaaGGTGCACATGAGCAAAATTACCCTGTATGTAGGTTGtcttaaacctttttttaatatataatctTTGGGGTTTAAGAATCATTTTTTGCCGATATAATGTATACAATACACACGAGAAGTTAAAGGAATAGGTTGACATTCTGGGAAatacttattttatttgtagtggaGAAAGGAGAAGAATAAAATCAGTTAATGTGTCCTTTTTATTAGGTATACAGTGCAGTCTGACCTTAAAATCTACTTTTGTAATACTGCACTGCAATGTTATTTTGACAATATTTTTGCAACTCATCAGTTTTCATCAGTTAGACCGCATCTGTTTACAAATGTTATTAGAGAAGAAGAGAATAAAATTCAGACCAGGATACATTACCTTTTTAATTTCACcgaaaaagtgaaaatgtaattGGAGGAATGTACCTTTATTGCACGACACACAGTTTCCATTGTACTTCTATAACATAAGCCTCCTATTAAAGGTAATCTGCCGATCTTAGATTTTACATCACAATTGTGAGCATCATAAAGAGACGGCATTTGTATTCGACTGATTTATACTGCAGATGGGTTCCTAATAAAGTGGTCACTGAGTGCTTAAGTTAACAGGaacacaaagtatttcctgtatGTCAACCTTGTTCTTTTAAACAAACCATTTCATAGTTCCTTTCTGCTTCCTGTTGTACTTCTGGTGGGAAATGGACTAAAATGAGGGCAGTTGAAATGCTGATCAGATGAATAAGTAGAAGCTGGTTAACCGAGCGACTGCACGTAATGAGTCTGCTCTTCATTCAAACAAATGTGCCATTTATGCCCCAATCTGCACCTTTAACGTGATCTAGTGTGGCTCTTCTCTTTTTGTGTTGCGCTGttgctttttaaagatgttACTCAGTGTTAtggagttttcttcttcttcttttgtgtgtTGTTTGGCAATAAAGCAGTGTGATCGGCAGGAGTCATCTCTCAGCACAAGTAGGCATATATGCTTAAACTATTTTTATAACCCCAAAGAGCAGTATTATGTAATAGAAGGAGTAAAGCTGGATTCTGTGATGTGTTCGAATTTCAGTTAACACTGGATAgcaatcatttaaaatgtacatttcagtttgaatgattttttttttttttgacaagttTCCAGTCCAGTATGTGTTGTTGCTCATTCAGGACAGTGCTGTTGGATTTCTTGGAATTagtcaaatgtttaataaataaataaaaattaagtgGAAAGTTGAATAGGtttgctttttacattttcctgaCTCAGACTGTAGTGCCTCTTGGAAATATCACCCTTCTTGCTGCTTGCGGTTATGTGATCGAAtttcctttttaagttttgtataaTAACCCACACATTTCAAAGTCCACATATTCAAAATCAAGAGATGAAATGTATGGCTACTGCATAAAGGTTTTCAGTTGATGCAGTATGCATTTCGCACAATTGAATGCTGCACGTAGATCAAAGcaagtatgtttgtttgtttttgttttcagtttgaatTTTAAACATAAGAAATGATACTGAAATTTTCTTGGCAACATTATCAGAACGGAGACGATGATTCATCTTCGGACTGTATAGGGATATAGAGAAACCAgtcaaacacatttctgaaTAAAACATTCCTTAAACTTCATGTTGTGCAACTggtgctttgttgtttttgtctaatTAATCTTTTCTTATCATGTATTATCACACCTATTAGCTCTGGGTAAAAATCCATATGAAATTCATAGCTCAGTGATTTAAGCGGAGAACAGAATGTGTTGCATGTGAGGAATTTAAGTCATTTGGATTTTGGTTTATCTCTTGATGTGTACTTGATGAAAGGTTGTCATTTTATGTCAGGgttgtccaactccaggcctctaggtctggtgtcctgcaggtcttAGATCTCACCATGGGCcaacacatctgaaccaaatgattaattcattaccaggcctctagTGAACTACAaggcatgttgaggaggtaatttagccatttgaatcagctgtgttggatcaaggacgcacctaaaacctgcaggacaccggtccttgaggcctggagttcgacacctgccTCGTATGTTGATAtgcaaatgtgttgttttaCCTGCAGGTAGAGCCCATGAGCCATAACAATAGTAAAGACACTGCTTTAACCAGAACTTtcagatttattatttaaaaaaagcataattaattattaatttttaagGTGTGTTAGTGTGTCAGTAGTTGGACGAGTGAATGCAAAGCATGTTGTGTACtgtgaaataaatggaaaaatgaagccaaccaAACTAATGATAGTTGGGTGAAATGTGAGGGCTCAAAGACTGAGATAGCCAGCTCTTAAATGCTCCAGGGAGGTTGGCCAAGTGCTCCCAGCTGCGCTGATTAACACCACATACCAGGAACCTGCAAGAcaaacacagagggacaaattGGGAAAACATACAGCAAGTCCTGGCCAAGGCAGATGGCTGAACTTGGAAACAACCACTCCAATTTTGCCACTTTCCAGTGACCAGTTTAGAAGTACTTACACGCATTTctactaaacaaacaaacaaaaagaaagctgGTGCCAACAAGCTGGTATGAGCAGGGCGGCACTAAATTGCTGAGCTCAAATTTGTAACTGCTGACATCAGTGGCTTTGGGAGGCTTAGGTTTAGTGCTGCTTGTGATTAGCAGATTACAATCCACAGTTTTTAGCTTCAATTTTCTTTGCACACAAAAGACCCAAGCGTCCTTAAATTCTCAAACATATTCAAATATTGACTAGTTAGAAGACCAAGTCACAGCTAGTGCCACACCACTGTCACGCTGGTGGAtaccatttttttattttttttatttagagtTGGCTCCAGTTTTTCTTTAAGCCCTTTTGCCCTTTAGTTTAAAGCTTCAGTGCCATAACTGCTAAATAAAACCTCTGCTGATGATATCATGTGATATTGATCAGGTACCCCAGCTGACTCCACCTGGCAAAGAGTGCTGACAATATGCTACGTGCTACTGCACATACCAGTGCAGACAGACAGCATGGACACggtaaaagtttttcttttgatttttagcTGGTGAAACTAAAAATCTGAAAAGCCGTGTTTAAATAAAGAGGGGGAGAGTCCTACCAGTGTAGTCTGGATTGGATACGGAAGGGGCTGCGCTCCAGAGTTCATAACCTGGAGCTGGGAATTAACAGCAGCCAGAATCAAAGGTGCAAAATCCAAGGTTACAGAGAGAgcgataaaactgaatttatcaCTGCTAAATTAGCCATGATATtttaaacagaacagaaaatatatcattaaacaTAAGGCATATCCCCTCAGACTCTACAATGATTTGCATGCGTATAAAAGGAGCTGTCAAACTGTGGCAGGGTGCACACGAGCACATCTCACCTCGCATTTTTTTTTAGGTGACCTTTGAAAAACCACGTTAAACCATGGCCTCAAATACCTCACagcaagttttatttatacatccaAAAACAAAAGATCAAATTTCTCACACTATATACAGATATTACATACAGTGTTTGTACACATATTACATAATTTGTACACaagaaaaatatacataaaaatgtaaacctTTGTATACAAAAAATACCTTAGACAAATTAAACAAGGACCAATAACAAAAGGTGACTAGATTAGCTCATCCTATCTTTAAAAACAGTAATACAGTACATTCAATGAGTATAGGAATTTGTCAGCCATCTCTGAATTCAAGCAGTTACATGTGCCTACGAGCCCTGTAAATTTTGTTCTACGTGGTTGTCGGGGAGAGTGAACCGGTGCAGCGACTAATCTCATGCTATGCAGGATACAGCAGTATTGTCTCGCTTATTTTCAAACACACTTTCACCCAAACCTGATTCTTCCTATTGACTTCTAGGGGGCGCTGTTTGCGTTACCGTGGTCTCTGAGAAGCCCAGCCGTCCCCGGTGGAGCTACAGGTTTACACTTTGAGACTGTGTTCTCTCTTTGGAAGGGGCGAGGCAGAACTGGGCCTTCTCACAGCTGGAAACGATGGTCCGGCACAGGCTCAGAGCGGCTAATGGTGGCGGCTGTTTGTGTAATGAGCATCCAagcagggcaaaaaaaaaaaaaggcaagacAGACATGGGACATATGAAACACCACCGGTCTCATCCACTCCTGTGCAAATCTAGGTTGAAAAAGTACGCCGATCTGTTCTTCTCCACCATCTGATGCATATAAATCCAATGTTTCTTACCACCAAGAAGCCAGTGATCATCGTCTAAtcatgatattattattattattactactattaCGCTCTCACACAAAGGGTTGCAGCCCCATGCAATCTCAAGACTTCTTCCTGGAAGTTTAATAgctatcaaaaataaaacatattctcCATcagaattgaaaaaaaaaaaaaaaaaaagaaagacagcatacaaacaaacaaacattgatCCCTCCAACAAAGACTTAACAATCATTTTGATAGCCATTAAAAGCAAGACTCATTCTACACAGACACAGGTTCCACTGAACACATTGCAAAGAACAATTTCAATCCATTGCTACTCAATAATTCACCAACAAACCCCAAGATAGAGACTGCTATTCTATATACCTAATACTCAACAATGTCTGATAATCTCTCAAATGTCTAATATATTACTTATCAAAAGCCGTGGTTGTACTGCTGTCGGGGTGGGGGTGGAGGCTCTTGCGTGGaagagcactttttttttttgctattttttttgtttttcagacacCAGCTTTTCATCATAGgtctttaaaaaatgctttataaCTGAGTAAAAGAGACAGTGCTTTACTTCAGACGTGCAAAATACACCAATTGTGTTACATCTAGCTGATGGGTAAAAATGTCCAACACCAATTCACTGCGTAAGCCTCCTCCGGGTAGCCTGGCCTGTCGTATTAGTGCGAGCCCTGAAACTGAACTTTTGTTATATGAGACATGCAAGCCACTAAATACATGTACATGTGGACCAGAGAGCACCTTTGAGAGTAGACACTTAAAAGTCCCTGGATTGTGCCATTACCATCGTCGCTGTAACACTGAAGCTAATTTAATCagccttaaaaaaaatccactcaGAGAGAAGTTGGCCTGACCTGATCGCTCGCCTCTAAAGGCTCTGCGGGGAAACTGTTAAAGAGGCCAAAATATCTTCCTGATCCAGCCTGGATTCATCGAGTGAAGCTACATGTAATGAAACCAGCGAAATACCTCACGATGCCAGAGTTATGTTCATGTATTTATTGCTTTAAGATACTAGATTTATTCAACTTCAAGTGTCTACTAGGCCACTCAAGAGTCCCACAACCAATGGTGAGGTCAGAGATTTTTGACGTCTGAGCAAACCAATAAATGAGCACATATACACTATACACAatataaaaacagctgtttAAAAGTATTTTGGTAAATTCATATGACTGTGAAATTGACTCCGTAAGATTCTATATCATGATGACAGTTAAATAGCTTGAAACATAATGGATCACAAAAATCTCTTGTTCTTCAGAGGGTGACAGAAGCAGTGTATGAAACAGGTGggtaacaaaaaagaagaaaaaaatgcaatggcCGTTTGAGCAAGGCAGGGTGCAGCTGATCGTTTTAAGACAGGACTTGAACTGGCAAAGCAAACTAAACTGACCACTGACTGAGGCTTCTAGGAATTCTGAGCACTGTGACACAGATAATCTCTGCTTAGGTCCTTCTGCCAATTTTCACCCGTTTATTTCATCACAAAATCTGACTgtaaccccccaccccaccatcccACCCTGCTGACGAAACCACAAGGCATCGAACACGTGGACTCACACTGACTTAAAATCTCAGACACCGTCCGGCTACAGACGGAAGGAACAAAAATAGAGTAAAATCTGAAGCTGTGCAAATTCATTATCAATAGTGCACTATTACCACATTGCACACATGTAGCAGATGAACGGGGTGGTTAACGACTCAGTCAACTGGATTTTAAGTGACTGTGATTCCACAGACCGTCGTGCAGTAGCTGCGTGCcgcctgctctcatttactttGCGTGAAGGGTGGCGTGGCGCTGTTGGCACTTGCAGCGGTGGCACTAACTATAGAgaagccagcagggggcgccgTGGAGCTGTGGCTGGGCTGCACGTCTTTTGGGATGCCACTGTGGGAGGCCAACTGATGGCCAAAGGCCGCGCTGAACTGAGGGAGCTGTTGCTTGGGCTGTGCGGAGGTCAAAAGATCGCGTGACGAAGATGGGAGCGAGGACGAGGGGGCGGGAGGAGTCGTTAGGCCAGTCAAGCCGCTCTGGGGCATCGCCGAGAGAGCAGCCATGGGCTGCAGCGTCACAGAGTGGGTGGTGGCGGGTGGAGTGGACAGGGAGGTGGATATGAGATGACTTTCTGATCTGATGAGACTGCCAAACTGTGTGGGGTCCGTGAGGGGGAGAGCGAGGTTGTTCCAAGTGGACCGGGGCGGTCCTGGAACCCCGCTCAGAGGGACTTCCAGGAGAAGAGGGGTGTCTGTCTGGAAAGAGCTGGTGTGGGGAGAAGATATGTGGTCACTGTATGGGGATGGCACATGCTCGCTGCTGTAGTGGCTGCCTTGGGGTGATGATGTGGGTGCGTCCGACTTGGCGAGAACGTGGGATGTGTGCGTCCTAGAAAACGTCCGCTCTGTTAAGGAGGTCTGAGTGAGCAGGGACGTGGTGGAGGGGGCCACTGTAGAAGAGGATGAGGTCAGATTGGAGCACGGCGCTTGGCTCTGGTTAACGGGCTGAGTTGGAGGTGAGGGGGGAAAATGATCTCCAGTAGACTGCAGTAGATTGTCCTCCAGCTCAAGGCTGGTGAAGTTCTCGGGAGGGATGCGGCTGTTCAGCAGGTCTCCCATGCCCCCTGGTTGGACTGGACCAGGAAATACGGTCATGGCTCTGTGGTCCACTCCTTCTGTAGGGGCCAGGTCTCCCATGGAGGTTAGGCACACCAATGAGTCTGTGTAGGACCCCATAGCCTGCAGTGCACGTACCAACTCTTCAGCCTCCTCTGTGGTGGGCAGTAGCTCTCCGtttttacctgcacaaacatTTGCAATGTTATAAAAATCACAGACTATGAGGAATCACACACATGAAATAAACAGCTGTGCACAAAAATGAGCTGCAAGACAACCTTCAAACAAGTCAAAGTCCTGCAGGTCATCAGGTAGTCTGGGTAACACGTCTGAGAAATCTTCCTGGTTTAGCTCAAGGTCATTTGGAATGTCTGCTATGTCATTGGTGATATCATCAGGAAGCTCATCTGTACTTAGATCTGGAGTCGAAGGGCTCCTGCAACAAAGGTTAGAGGAAAAGAATTCAACATGCTATTGTAGTGAAGAGGCTGTCCAGACATGTGTGACATGTGAGCTTGTCTTTCACTCTGAATATCCTACACCATTGAATTTctaacagcagcagagagacgCAGCTGTGGCACACCTGATGCTGGCCTGTGAGGGCATTGCTAGGCTCGTTAAAGGCATTCCCAGGTTCCCCTGCGGCAACGCTGGAGGGATAGGTTTTTGAGGCCTCCGCGggcctctcctcctcttcttcttatGCTTTTTGGTGAGCGCCGGTGGTTTGGTCTTTTTACGTGGCTTtcgctgttgctgctgctggtgctgcaCCCGTCGGTTTCCGTCCCCACGCAGGAAGTTATCCTGTGCAGAAGGAAAAGAACAGATAAAGCAAATCAGATTGAGACCCCCCCCAATCTTTGCGGCAATGGAAGTTTTTGATTGATCCCACAATTCCAACAGTGTTTACCCTTAAACACTGAACTCACCATCTTTTTGGCATGCTCTTCGCAGAGGGGTGTCTGGTGCGTGATATCAAACACGGGGATGGAGCACTGCTGACCATCTGCAAATTTGGCTGTGCAACTTGCAAAGAGCTGCTGGGAACGATTCAACAGAATGTCTACAGAGAAcagttaaggaaaaaaaaaaaaaaaaaccccgcaaTGCACTCAACAGAGACCATGTGAACAACATACTCCAGCACAGGTGCAAACTTTATATATATCACAGTGTGTGATTTTAAAATAGCATGTACAACTGAGATTTATCAAATGCGCTTCCACATGTAGTGACCAGCTGTGCATAAGAGCGGCGGGGCAAAGGATACGCTGAAAGCAGTGTCGAGTGAAGGGCAGAGCTCTGTTGTGGCAGGGCTGGCCCTTTGTGCTGCCAGTGCAGGTCCCCGTGTCTGTGCTCTGCTGCGTTGGTGGAGCCacactgcagacacaaacacatccagGAATAAGCAAACACTGACAAACCAACATTTTTTATGTCGGGTTCATTGAAAGTTACATTCTTAAAGTTGAAATAAATAAGGTTCATGAGTGGTTTAACCGAGGTAAGGCCTACTAGCCATACTGTCAAACATAGCTTGACTTAAACAAAAGCAATGGCTGTGAGAATACCTCGATGAGCTGCAAGAGGCACCACTCAACTCCTGAATCAGCTGGCCTGCACATCTGGGGTTTTTACTGGCAGCGTGCAGCAAGGCTTTGCGGAAGGCATAGCGGTATCTCTTCTGCCGGATACGCaccctctcctgtctgcacATGTGCTTGTACTTCTCCTGGAGGTACGAGCAAAGCCTAAACAGTCGCGTCCTCCGAGAGGAGCCGTCATCCTCTTCCAGCCTACAAGGGGAACGAATGACAATCATCATTATGAGAAGTTACACGCTATACAACAGGGGTTGAGGATTAAGATACCAACCCATTCTGCGGCCTCCATGAGctctgaaaaggagaaaaacgcTCTGCCATGTCTTCTTctacttcatcatcatcatctgcacTGTCCTCCGACCAGTCCAATCCTGGAAGAGACCGTGTTAGGGCAGCTCATCTATCTACTTATATCTACCTTTAAACAATCTTTCACAGTCATTATAAGAATCCACATGAATTCATAAACTATAAAAAGTTTGATTACCTAGATGAGGAAAGAGGTCTCCATGCTCCTGTTGTCTCTTGGCACAGAGCTGCACCAAATGTTGCAACCTGGCAAGGCGGCTGGCAGAAGGTGAGAAGGCAGTGGGACGCATGACGACCACATGCCGCTGATTGTTGCTGCCACTGTCCTTGCAAGCGGCAGGCAAGTGAGTAGCAGTCAAAGGCATTTTCCTGCTGAGCGATGGCCCAGAATGTTGCACTGGACTGGGTGCTGCATTGACAGGCAGCCCCGGAGGCAGAAAGTTGACCGTCTGAGGTGGTGGTGGATTGCATAATAAACCCTGCTGCTGTCCTGGGATGATGAAGGAAGTCGTGTTGGAGTGCTGGAGCTTCTGGAGAAGACCTGGCTGTTGCCGTGGAAGATGACTGTTGAGTGGTGAGGAAGGGTAGATGCGGGGGACAGGGGAAGGACTAAAGTGCTCAGGTGGTGTTTGGAAGAGGTCTGTGTCATGGCAGAGTTTCTGGTTAAGCACCAGGCGACTCTGTATTTTCTTCTTGATGGCGTTACTCTTCCGAGGAGTGCCCACCTCCTCGCCATCTGTGTCATCCTCATAAAAGGCAAAAGGGTCCAGGCCTTCCCCGTCAGGGAGGGGTAACAGGCGTGTTAAGGGGGGAGATGGTGGTAGTTCATCTAGACCATTTGGGGCTTTCAGAGCTAGAGAGGGCACGGTAATATTGAGAGCCACTGACTCCAGGTGAGCAGCCCGTGAGCGCATTTCCTCTAAAGCATCGTGTTTCTTTTTCCGCTCCTTTTTGGGGATAAAGCCGAGAACCTGCAGGTGGCTGTTACAGTATCTGCAAAACAGGAACATATCCTCAGTACACCCTGCAAACCCATGACTGATTGGCTCTGTAAATCAAAGCAGAATCAATCATACATACCGGCGGTCCTCAGACTTGGGGATGGGGTTGGTACACCGCTGGCTGTTGTACTTGGCCACATACTCGCATTGCTTGAAGGGAGCAGTCTTATCCTCCAGAACGTGCCGGATACAAAAAGCATAGCCATTGAGTCTGCGCTGTTTGCAGAGCTTTGGGCTGTACGAGCACAACGGCTTATTGTCTATCTCTGAGAAGTGTATGTGTTTGCCTTCATACATCACGTGACTCTTGTCCTTGACAACATCAGCTGATGGgataaaggaaaggaaaaaaaaacaaaccagtaaTTACATCACAAGCACAGTGAGGAGGTAACTATGCATTCACATACCGGATTAAGAGGCAGAGCAAAAGCAACATCTTCCACAACAGGTAATACTTTCCTAATATTAGGTAATCAATCACAAAAAAGCTGCATTGTTTTAGCAGTAATTATTAAGTGTTAcattgaaacaaataaaaataatctgctTCATCATGAAACTACTATGAGTGTGTGCTGTGATTAATAAACTCAAATTTAAATAGTTGAGAAAATTACAGTGTTAGCCATTTCCATCCGGACATTCCTGTTAGGCCCTTTAATTTTCGGCTTCAAGCTCTCTCATTGAGAAACAGGTGGCACAAAGTACTTGATTTTACTCCACTGTTCATTTATTACGAGATAATACAATGGAAGTAAAACAGTGGGTTTGTCCGACAATGTCAAAAGCTCCAAAGCATTTA
This genomic window from Astatotilapia calliptera chromosome 16, fAstCal1.2, whole genome shotgun sequence contains:
- the ino80da gene encoding INO80 complex subunit Da, translating into MYEGKHIHFSEIDNKPLCSYSPKLCKQRRLNGYAFCIRHVLEDKTAPFKQCEYVAKYNSQRCTNPIPKSEDRRYCNSHLQVLGFIPKKERKKKHDALEEMRSRAAHLESVALNITVPSLALKAPNGLDELPPSPPLTRLLPLPDGEGLDPFAFYEDDTDGEEVGTPRKSNAIKKKIQSRLVLNQKLCHDTDLFQTPPEHFSPSPVPRIYPSSPLNSHLPRQQPGLLQKLQHSNTTSFIIPGQQQGLLCNPPPPQTVNFLPPGLPVNAAPSPVQHSGPSLSRKMPLTATHLPAACKDSGSNNQRHVVVMRPTAFSPSASRLARLQHLVQLCAKRQQEHGDLFPHLGLDWSEDSADDDDEVEEDMAERFSPFQSSWRPQNGLEEDDGSSRRTRLFRLCSYLQEKYKHMCRQERVRIRQKRYRYAFRKALLHAASKNPRCAGQLIQELSGASCSSSSVAPPTQQSTDTGTCTGSTKGQPCHNRALPFTRHCFQHILLNRSQQLFASCTAKFADGQQCSIPVFDITHQTPLCEEHAKKMDNFLRGDGNRRVQHQQQQQRKPRKKTKPPALTKKHKKKRRRGPRRPQKPIPPALPQGNLGMPLTSLAMPSQASIRSPSTPDLSTDELPDDITNDIADIPNDLELNQEDFSDVLPRLPDDLQDFDLFEGKNGELLPTTEEAEELVRALQAMGSYTDSLVCLTSMGDLAPTEGVDHRAMTVFPGPVQPGGMGDLLNSRIPPENFTSLELEDNLLQSTGDHFPPSPPTQPVNQSQAPCSNLTSSSSTVAPSTTSLLTQTSLTERTFSRTHTSHVLAKSDAPTSSPQGSHYSSEHVPSPYSDHISSPHTSSFQTDTPLLLEVPLSGVPGPPRSTWNNLALPLTDPTQFGSLIRSESHLISTSLSTPPATTHSVTLQPMAALSAMPQSGLTGLTTPPAPSSSLPSSSRDLLTSAQPKQQLPQFSAAFGHQLASHSGIPKDVQPSHSSTAPPAGFSIVSATAASANSATPPFTQSK